In Hippoglossus stenolepis isolate QCI-W04-F060 chromosome 5, HSTE1.2, whole genome shotgun sequence, one genomic interval encodes:
- the dusp6 gene encoding dual specificity protein phosphatase 6 — protein MLEKFKPVVQLDSVMAISKTVGWLREQLETRRDALLVMDCRAQELYESSHVETAINVAIPSLMLRRLKKGNLPVRSLLSDGEDRERFVRRCKTDTIVLYDEYSREWNENVDGGSVLGLLLRRMKDEGYKAYYLEGGFSKFHAEYPTLCETNLDGSSNSGSPTAHVLGLGGLRISSDSSDIESDIDRDPSSATDSDGSPLSNPQPCFPVEILPHLYLGCAKDSTNLDVLEEYGIKYILNVTPNLPNLFENAGEFKYKQIPISDHWSQNLSQFFPEAISFIDEARGQKCGVLVHCLAGISRSVTVTVAYLMQKLNLSMNDAYDIVKMKKSNISPNFNFMGQLLDFERTLGLKSPCDNRMAAPTQQLYFTTPTNHNVFQLDPLEST, from the exons ATGCTGGAGAAGTTCAAGCCCGTCGTCCAGCTCGACTCGGTAATGGCGATCAGCAAGACGGTAGGCTGGCTCCGGGAGCAGCTGGAGACGCGCAGGGACGCGCTGCTGGTGATGGACTGTCGGGCCCAGGAGCTGTACGAGTCGTCGCACGTCGAGACGGCCATCAACGTGGCCATCCCCAGCCTCATGCTCCGGCGGCTCAAGAAGGGGAACCTGCCCGTGCGCTCGCTGCTCTCCGACGGGGAGGACCGGGAGAGGTTCGTGCGCCGCTGCAAGACGGACACGATCGTGCTGTACGACGAGTACAGCCGCGAGTGGAACGAGAACGTGGACGGTGGCTCGGTGCTGGGTCTGCtgctgaggaggatgaaggacgAAGGCTACAAGGCCTATTATCTGGAGG GTGGCTTCAGTAAATTCCACGCAGAGTATCCAACTCTGTGCGAAACCAACCTGGACGGCTCCTCCAACAGCGGCTCCCCCACCGCCCATGTTCTGGGCCTCGGCGGGTTACGCATCAGCTCCGACTCCTCGGACATCGAGTCGGACATAGACCGGGACCCGAGCAGCGCCACGGACTCTGACGGCAGCCCGCTGTCCAACCCGCAGCCCTGCTTCCCCGTGGAGATCCTGCCGCACCTCTACCTGGGCTGCGCCAAGGACTCCACCAACCTGGACGTGCTGGAGGAGTACGGCATCAAGTACATCCTCAACGTGACCCCCAACCTGCCCAACCTCTTCGAGAACGCCGGGGAGTTTAAGTACAAGCAGATCCCCATCTCGGACCACTGGAGCCAGAATCTCTCGCAGTTCTTCCCCGAGGCCATCAGCTTCATCG ATGAAGCTCGAGGCCAGAAGTGCGGCGTCCTGGTCCACTGCCTGGCCGGCATCAGCCGCTCAGTGACAGTTACAGTGGCCTACCTGATGCAGAAACTAAACCTGTCCATGAACGACGCCTATGACATTGTCAAGATGAAAAAGTCGAACATCTCACCCAACTTCAATTTCATGGGCCAGCTCTTGGACTTTGAGCGCACGCTGGGCCTGAAAAGCCCGTGCGACAACCGCATGGCTGCGCCGACCCAGCAGCTCTACTTCACCACTCCGACCAACCACAACGTTTTCCAGCTGGACCCCCTGGAGTCCACGTGA